Proteins encoded in a region of the Stieleria neptunia genome:
- a CDS encoding sensor histidine kinase: MKLAAKLILLFMLGVLGIVALFSWQTIRRQLRWDEELRANHVDDVVGALKPAIDDAYRNGGVVTIQQAIEVTARHIPGQELRWVEGVPAGDSETKITSRKVSRISVSDQDGETVAHTFVPLEIDGSQAGGVEVSQSMEHHDQFIRDSMIASLMSLLGVAALSGMVIYFGGVRLVGKPLGQLIDQVHQIGEGKLPQPPALKRNDELGSLAEAISQMSRQLNQQQNTIRHTDRLGTVGTLAAGMAHEMGTPLNVVAGRAGLIASGKLSPEEVRQSAQTIKSEAERMTTLIRQLLDFARQSPTTHTRIDLGQIARTTCDLIEPIADKSSVNINLQCTDQAYPIHGDATQIQQVLTNLLSNAVQAMPEGGTATVALQRPQTSPGDRILVHVTDHGRGIPPDQLDHVFEPFYTTKDIGQGTGLGLSIAYGIVQEHGGDIKVQSEENVRTTFSVSLPAADGPATESAAAPS; the protein is encoded by the coding sequence ATGAAACTTGCCGCCAAATTAATCCTGCTTTTCATGCTGGGCGTGTTGGGCATCGTCGCCCTGTTTTCCTGGCAAACCATTCGACGACAGCTGAGGTGGGACGAGGAGCTGCGTGCCAACCACGTCGACGACGTCGTCGGGGCGCTCAAGCCCGCGATCGACGATGCCTACCGCAACGGCGGTGTGGTGACCATCCAACAAGCCATCGAGGTCACCGCGCGTCATATTCCCGGCCAAGAATTGCGTTGGGTCGAAGGCGTGCCGGCCGGCGATTCGGAAACCAAGATCACGTCGCGAAAGGTTTCGCGGATCTCCGTTTCCGACCAAGATGGCGAAACCGTTGCCCACACGTTTGTCCCCTTGGAAATCGACGGGTCGCAAGCCGGCGGCGTCGAAGTGTCTCAATCGATGGAACACCATGACCAATTCATTCGCGATTCCATGATCGCTTCCCTGATGTCTTTATTAGGCGTGGCCGCCCTGTCCGGCATGGTGATCTACTTCGGCGGCGTCCGGCTGGTCGGCAAACCGCTCGGCCAGCTGATCGATCAAGTCCACCAAATCGGCGAAGGCAAGTTGCCTCAACCGCCCGCGCTCAAGCGAAACGACGAACTCGGATCGCTGGCCGAGGCGATCAGCCAGATGAGCCGACAGCTGAACCAGCAACAGAACACGATTCGGCACACCGATCGGCTGGGAACCGTCGGCACGCTGGCCGCCGGCATGGCGCACGAGATGGGCACGCCGTTGAATGTCGTCGCGGGGCGGGCCGGTCTGATCGCGAGCGGAAAACTGTCACCCGAGGAAGTCCGACAAAGCGCCCAGACGATCAAGTCCGAAGCCGAGCGGATGACCACGTTGATTCGTCAGTTGTTGGATTTCGCACGACAATCGCCGACGACCCACACGCGGATCGATCTCGGCCAAATCGCGCGAACGACTTGCGATTTGATCGAACCGATCGCGGACAAGTCGTCCGTGAACATCAACCTCCAGTGCACGGACCAGGCTTACCCGATCCACGGTGACGCCACTCAGATCCAGCAGGTGTTGACCAATCTTTTGTCCAATGCGGTCCAGGCCATGCCCGAGGGCGGCACGGCCACCGTGGCTCTCCAGCGACCACAGACCTCGCCGGGCGATCGGATCCTGGTCCACGTGACCGATCATGGCCGAGGCATCCCGCCGGACCAACTCGATCATGTGTTCGAACCGTTTTACACCACCAAGGATATCGGCCAGGGAACGGGGCTGGGACTGTCGATCGCCTACGGGATCGTGCAAGAACACGGCGGCGACATCAAAGTCCAAAGCGAAGAAAACGTACGCACCACCTTCAGCGTCTCCCTACCCGCCGCCGACGGCCCCGCCACCGAATCCGCCGCCGCCCCATCATGA
- a CDS encoding Do family serine endopeptidase, with translation MKKYKSRLRTALVAAPLALAATGLLMAAAPATKLDTTPAPAAATRPAPSPAITPEQLNIANSLSQAFRNVADRVLPAVVAIENRPDTSWRAAKAAPDGNSMNTPNPFKGTPFEDMFRDGQIPMRPGTTPRQAPRSQGGIGSGVIIDASGIVLTNNHVVEGGGTVIVKTHDGREFEAVEVFTDPKTDIAVVKINGDDSLTAATLGDSDNTSVGDWVVALGQPFGLESTVTAGIVSAKNRGIGITARENFIQTDAAINPGNSGGPLVNLYGEVIGINTAISSRGGGNNGVGFAVPSNMARWVSDQLVASGTVQRAYLGVAIQPVSHELAGQLGVSPRAGVAVTNVFPDTPAAKMGFQPGDVIVKFGTATVATPQQLQLAVERSAIGQTVSVEIVRDGKTVALSYEPEAAPNDFAAAGPKQKPGGVKMQSLGIEVTPLTADVAKQLGLEESAGVVVTRVQEGSRAEQAGLSPGMVIAQVNRQDVSTMAEFENAVKSDEDGTLLLLVRSERGSRFVVIEG, from the coding sequence ATGAAGAAATACAAGAGCCGTCTGAGGACAGCACTCGTCGCGGCCCCCTTGGCCTTGGCAGCAACCGGTCTGCTGATGGCGGCCGCTCCGGCGACCAAACTTGATACCACACCGGCGCCGGCAGCGGCGACACGCCCCGCGCCGTCACCGGCGATCACGCCCGAACAGCTGAACATCGCCAATTCACTCTCGCAAGCGTTTCGCAACGTCGCCGATCGTGTGCTGCCGGCCGTCGTCGCCATCGAGAACCGTCCGGATACGTCCTGGCGTGCGGCCAAAGCCGCTCCCGACGGCAACTCGATGAACACACCCAATCCCTTCAAAGGGACTCCGTTTGAAGACATGTTCCGCGACGGCCAGATCCCGATGCGACCGGGCACGACGCCACGCCAAGCTCCGCGCTCTCAAGGCGGCATCGGATCGGGTGTGATCATCGACGCGTCGGGAATCGTGCTGACCAACAATCATGTCGTCGAAGGCGGCGGGACGGTGATCGTGAAGACTCACGACGGTCGCGAGTTTGAGGCGGTCGAAGTGTTCACGGACCCGAAAACCGACATCGCCGTGGTCAAGATCAACGGCGACGATTCGCTGACCGCCGCAACACTCGGCGACAGCGACAACACGTCGGTGGGTGACTGGGTCGTCGCACTCGGACAACCGTTCGGGCTCGAGAGTACCGTCACGGCGGGGATCGTGAGCGCAAAGAATCGCGGGATCGGCATCACCGCCCGCGAGAATTTCATTCAAACCGACGCGGCGATCAACCCCGGTAACAGCGGCGGTCCGTTGGTCAACCTGTACGGCGAAGTGATCGGGATCAACACCGCGATCTCCTCGCGCGGCGGCGGAAACAACGGTGTGGGGTTCGCCGTGCCGTCCAACATGGCCCGTTGGGTCAGCGACCAACTGGTTGCCAGCGGCACGGTGCAGCGGGCTTACTTGGGCGTCGCCATTCAGCCGGTGTCCCATGAGTTGGCCGGACAGCTCGGCGTTTCACCCCGAGCCGGTGTCGCGGTCACCAACGTGTTCCCCGACACGCCGGCGGCCAAGATGGGATTCCAGCCTGGCGATGTGATCGTGAAATTCGGAACGGCCACGGTCGCGACCCCGCAACAATTGCAACTGGCGGTCGAACGGTCCGCGATCGGGCAAACGGTTTCGGTCGAGATCGTCCGTGACGGGAAAACGGTCGCGCTGAGCTACGAACCCGAAGCGGCACCGAATGATTTTGCCGCTGCCGGACCGAAACAGAAACCCGGCGGCGTGAAGATGCAGTCGCTGGGCATCGAAGTCACTCCGTTGACCGCCGACGTTGCCAAGCAACTCGGTTTGGAGGAATCGGCGGGCGTGGTGGTCACGCGAGTCCAGGAGGGCAGTCGTGCCGAGCAAGCCGGGCTGAGCCCCGGGATGGTGATTGCCCAGGTCAATCGTCAAGACGTCTCGACGATGGCCGAGTTTGAAAACGCGGTCAAATCGGACGAGGACGGAACCCTGCTGTTGTTGGTTCGCAGCGAGCGAGGCTCCCGCTTCGTTGTCATCGAAGGATAA
- a CDS encoding SMP-30/gluconolactonase/LRE family protein, translated as MNLQHPIASAEDQPSAATETLRDPNTIARAQRCRNLIRSITAVLCCAITFSVSPAAEPVTHGFLACGKATYIVDGDGNKTWTYPHATRDGYVLDSGNIVLTLNKGKRYAGGAVIEITPDGTETLIWKGTQSEVNSAQPTADGTFVITEAGKQPRLIEVDRSGTVRVEFPLACQKENHHMQTRMARKLADGTYLAPHLLNFAVFHYDAKGRIVDQLDTTVPGDSEHAIHTWPFTAIRHGDGHTLVCCTHGNRVVDFDASGKIVWQLTNDDLPGPWLQDPCGSQVLPNSNVVITSYAGGRKNPAAPKVFEVTRDKQVVWKYADGKKVGIHHFQILDTNGEKLTGLPLK; from the coding sequence ATGAATCTCCAACACCCCATCGCGTCCGCTGAAGATCAGCCGAGTGCCGCCACTGAAACACTCCGCGATCCAAACACGATCGCGCGTGCCCAGCGCTGCCGCAATCTCATCCGATCAATAACCGCCGTGTTGTGCTGCGCGATCACCTTCTCCGTGTCCCCCGCTGCCGAGCCGGTGACCCACGGTTTTCTCGCTTGCGGCAAAGCGACGTACATCGTCGACGGCGACGGAAACAAAACATGGACTTACCCGCACGCGACGCGCGACGGATACGTGCTGGACAGCGGCAACATCGTTTTGACGCTCAACAAAGGCAAACGATACGCCGGCGGTGCGGTCATTGAGATCACTCCTGACGGAACGGAAACGCTGATCTGGAAAGGCACGCAGTCGGAAGTCAACAGCGCCCAGCCGACCGCCGACGGCACGTTCGTGATCACCGAAGCCGGAAAACAACCGCGATTGATCGAGGTGGATCGTTCCGGCACGGTGCGGGTCGAGTTCCCGTTGGCCTGCCAAAAGGAGAACCATCACATGCAGACGCGGATGGCCAGAAAGCTGGCCGACGGGACGTACCTGGCGCCCCATCTGTTGAATTTTGCGGTCTTTCATTACGACGCCAAGGGCCGCATCGTCGACCAGTTGGACACGACCGTGCCCGGCGATAGCGAGCATGCGATCCACACTTGGCCCTTCACCGCGATCCGTCACGGCGACGGACACACCTTGGTGTGCTGCACACACGGAAACCGAGTGGTCGACTTCGATGCGTCCGGCAAAATCGTTTGGCAGTTGACCAACGACGATCTGCCCGGACCCTGGTTGCAAGATCCCTGTGGCAGCCAGGTGTTGCCCAACAGCAACGTCGTGATCACCAGCTACGCCGGCGGACGCAAGAACCCTGCGGCGCCAAAGGTGTTTGAAGTCACACGCGACAAACAAGTGGTTTGGAAATATGCCGATGGCAAAAAAGTCGGCATCCACCACTTTCAAATCCTCGACACCAACGGTGAAAAACTGACCGGGTTGCCGTTGAAGTGA
- a CDS encoding PSD1 and planctomycete cytochrome C domain-containing protein, producing MGIAAAESPAVSPTQEQLEFFEKEVRPLLAEHCYSCHSTKSKKLQAGLRVDSLAAMLRGGDSGEAVVPGDVDGSLLIEAVRYDSYEMPPKGKLPEQDIATLERWVEIGAPWPHEDAPEEAATRPEFDLEQRSQDHWVWQPIRSPQPPAVKNKSWPRQPLDHFVLHRLEQAGLEPSADADRSALLRRVSFDLIGLPPTPEQAERFLGDKSPQAMERLVDELLDSPHFGERWGRHWLDLVRYAESRGHEFDNDAPNAFQYRDYIIRALNADVSYDQLIREHIAGDLLEQPRTNPDEGFNESILGTGFWFLGEWVHSPVDILKDESDRFDNMIDVMSKAFLGVTVSCARCHDHKFDAISTADYYSLTGFLQGSDYRQVRFESIQHNRKIADALSAIDAKYRDSVRQLLADRQLTPSTSELSPNEPIASDLAAAIVVDYGTISSAQYHQDGFLFGDRPQQVGQPIVAMRDDKPVIEFSTAAAATSDPFWNGLQSVSEKGMNSRNKLANLPRSGRTLRTPTFELTDGNVACLVQGAGHVVACVDSHRLIAGPLHGETIKAIKPTDDWVQLNLNRYVGHRLHLEFTPDENAQLEVSLITQGASKPIRKRLQKRQQSIAAGVEKMASRAGDILADELSEIARLWSQERSQLQSQIMHRSRLAMAMLDGTGEDASIYIRGNSSKPGEVEPRHFLTAISGDDPMEIRSGSGRRELAEHINDPGNPLTPRVIVNRIWHHLIGRGIVPTTDDFGVLGQRPTHPDLLDHLATQFRHDGQSLKRLIRLIVLSRTYRMSSHTDEAALAADPKNQLFHHRPPKRLEGEVIRDALLSISGALDPTQFGEPIPIHLTAFMDGRGRPGRSGPLDGERRRSIYTSVRRNFLSPFMLTFDTPVPFSTMGRRNVSNVPAQALILMNDPLVVELAGQWAERAISLHSSRQPRIRWMYASAFARQPTDKELAIADAFLDSQREARQVDPDDAELWGDFAHALINTKEFIFLR from the coding sequence CCCGCTGTTGGCAGAGCATTGTTATTCGTGTCACAGCACGAAATCCAAGAAACTACAGGCGGGGCTGCGGGTCGACAGTTTGGCGGCGATGCTGCGCGGCGGCGATTCCGGTGAAGCGGTCGTCCCCGGCGATGTCGATGGCAGCTTGCTGATCGAAGCGGTCCGCTACGATTCCTACGAGATGCCGCCCAAGGGGAAACTGCCAGAACAGGACATCGCGACGCTGGAGCGGTGGGTGGAGATCGGGGCACCGTGGCCCCACGAAGACGCGCCGGAGGAGGCGGCGACACGGCCCGAATTTGATCTCGAACAACGTTCACAAGACCACTGGGTCTGGCAACCGATTCGGTCACCCCAGCCCCCTGCGGTGAAAAACAAGTCCTGGCCGCGACAGCCGCTGGACCATTTCGTGCTCCACCGGCTTGAACAGGCGGGGCTGGAACCGTCCGCCGACGCAGACCGATCGGCGCTGCTGCGACGCGTGTCCTTCGATTTGATCGGCTTGCCGCCGACCCCCGAGCAAGCCGAACGGTTTCTCGGCGACAAGTCTCCCCAAGCCATGGAACGGCTCGTCGACGAGCTACTCGACTCCCCACATTTCGGTGAGCGGTGGGGGCGGCATTGGTTGGACCTGGTCCGCTACGCCGAATCACGCGGTCACGAGTTTGACAATGATGCGCCCAACGCATTCCAGTACCGCGATTACATCATTCGCGCGCTCAACGCCGACGTGTCCTACGACCAATTGATCCGCGAACACATTGCCGGTGACTTGCTGGAACAGCCGCGGACGAATCCCGACGAAGGATTCAATGAATCGATTCTCGGCACCGGGTTTTGGTTTCTCGGCGAGTGGGTCCATTCACCGGTGGATATTCTCAAGGACGAGAGCGACCGCTTTGACAACATGATTGATGTCATGTCGAAAGCGTTCCTGGGTGTGACCGTGTCCTGCGCCCGTTGCCACGATCACAAATTTGATGCCATCTCGACCGCCGACTACTACTCGCTGACCGGTTTTCTACAGGGCAGCGATTACCGCCAAGTCCGCTTCGAATCGATCCAGCACAATCGCAAAATTGCCGATGCGTTGTCTGCGATCGACGCCAAATACCGAGACTCGGTCCGGCAGCTGTTGGCGGACCGTCAGTTGACGCCCAGTACGAGCGAACTCAGTCCCAACGAGCCGATCGCAAGCGACTTGGCGGCGGCGATCGTGGTCGATTACGGAACGATTTCCTCCGCACAGTACCACCAAGACGGCTTTTTGTTCGGAGACCGGCCGCAGCAAGTCGGCCAGCCGATCGTGGCGATGCGAGACGATAAGCCCGTGATCGAATTTTCCACCGCGGCGGCTGCGACAAGCGATCCCTTCTGGAATGGCCTGCAATCGGTCAGCGAAAAAGGGATGAACAGCCGAAACAAACTCGCCAATTTGCCTCGCAGCGGCCGCACCTTGCGAACGCCCACTTTTGAATTGACCGATGGCAACGTGGCCTGCCTGGTGCAAGGCGCCGGCCACGTCGTTGCCTGTGTGGACTCGCATCGTTTGATCGCCGGCCCGTTGCACGGCGAGACGATCAAGGCGATCAAGCCGACCGATGATTGGGTGCAATTAAATCTGAATCGTTACGTCGGCCATCGGCTGCATCTGGAATTCACGCCCGATGAAAATGCCCAACTGGAAGTTTCGTTGATCACCCAAGGGGCCTCCAAACCAATTCGAAAACGTCTGCAAAAACGGCAGCAATCGATCGCCGCGGGCGTGGAGAAGATGGCGAGTCGGGCCGGCGACATCCTGGCGGACGAACTTTCCGAAATCGCCCGCTTGTGGTCTCAAGAACGATCGCAACTGCAGTCTCAGATCATGCACCGCTCTCGACTGGCCATGGCGATGCTGGATGGGACGGGCGAAGACGCATCCATTTACATCCGTGGCAATTCGTCGAAGCCGGGTGAGGTCGAACCACGACACTTCTTGACCGCGATTTCCGGTGACGACCCGATGGAAATCCGGTCGGGCAGTGGACGACGAGAACTGGCCGAGCACATCAACGATCCCGGAAATCCGCTCACGCCCCGCGTCATCGTCAATCGAATCTGGCATCACTTGATCGGCCGAGGCATCGTGCCCACCACCGACGATTTCGGCGTGTTGGGCCAGCGACCGACACACCCGGATTTGTTGGATCACCTGGCGACCCAATTCCGTCACGACGGGCAAAGTCTCAAACGGTTGATCCGATTGATCGTGCTCTCACGCACCTATCGGATGTCCAGCCATACCGATGAAGCCGCGTTGGCCGCCGATCCCAAAAACCAGCTGTTTCATCACCGCCCTCCCAAACGCCTCGAAGGCGAAGTCATTCGGGACGCGTTGTTGTCGATCTCCGGAGCCTTGGACCCGACGCAGTTCGGTGAGCCGATTCCGATCCATCTGACGGCGTTCATGGATGGTCGCGGCCGACCGGGGCGGAGCGGCCCGCTCGATGGGGAACGTCGACGCTCGATTTACACGTCGGTGCGACGCAACTTCCTCTCGCCGTTCATGTTGACCTTCGATACACCGGTTCCGTTCAGCACGATGGGGCGACGCAACGTCTCCAACGTCCCCGCCCAGGCGTTGATTCTGATGAACGATCCGTTGGTGGTGGAATTGGCCGGCCAGTGGGCCGAGCGTGCGATCTCGCTGCACTCTTCCCGCCAGCCGCGGATCCGCTGGATGTATGCGTCGGCGTTTGCCCGACAACCGACTGACAAAGAACTGGCCATCGCCGATGCATTCTTGGACTCCCAACGCGAAGCCCGCCAAGTGGATCCGGACGACGCCGAATTGTGGGGCGATTTCGCCCACGCACTGATCAACACCAAGGAGTTCATTTTTCTGCGATGA
- a CDS encoding DUF1501 domain-containing protein → MLRRCASGFGAVALAGLAQDAAYSLESTQADELGKAGHGPHHQVRAKNVIFLYMDGGPSQVDTFDPKPLLTKFNGKDPGSLFDVEPTQFNNNGTVLGSPWEFQQHGESGIPVSSLFPHVATCVDELAVVRSMVSEFPEHTFANYFLHTGSGLQGRPSMGAWVNYGLGSVCQNLPGFVVINGGLIPPGGLDCFGSGFLPASYQGSVFKPSGSGVANIAPTEPSAERQREKLDLIGRLDGFAAEQFGRHDSLDSAIQNYELAYAMQMAVPEVMSIQDEPAHVQKMYGMESKYEPTRIYAAQCLIARRMIESGVRFVELTCPKVGGDRWDQHGNLKQGHENNARAVDQPIAALLKDLRQRGMLDETLVVWAGEFGRTPFAQGKDGRDHNQFGFTIWMAGGGVKRGTTYGATDEFGYKAIENRVEVHDLHATMLHLMGVDHTRSTFRFGGRDMRLTDVKGHVVHDIIG, encoded by the coding sequence ATGCTGCGACGCTGCGCGAGTGGCTTTGGGGCCGTTGCGTTGGCCGGTTTGGCACAGGATGCCGCTTATTCTTTGGAATCGACGCAAGCGGATGAACTCGGCAAAGCCGGTCACGGACCGCATCACCAAGTGCGTGCCAAGAACGTCATCTTCTTGTACATGGACGGCGGACCGTCGCAGGTCGATACCTTTGATCCCAAACCGCTGTTGACCAAATTCAACGGCAAAGATCCCGGCAGTTTGTTCGACGTCGAACCCACGCAATTCAACAACAACGGCACCGTGCTGGGGAGCCCGTGGGAGTTTCAACAGCACGGCGAATCGGGCATCCCCGTCAGCAGTCTGTTTCCACACGTGGCGACCTGTGTCGACGAGTTGGCGGTGGTGCGTTCGATGGTTTCCGAGTTTCCCGAACACACCTTCGCCAACTACTTCTTGCACACCGGCAGCGGTCTGCAGGGGCGGCCCAGCATGGGCGCCTGGGTCAATTATGGCCTGGGCAGCGTGTGCCAAAATTTGCCCGGTTTTGTCGTCATCAACGGCGGACTGATCCCACCCGGCGGGCTGGATTGTTTCGGCAGCGGATTTCTGCCCGCCAGTTACCAGGGATCGGTGTTCAAGCCTTCCGGAAGCGGCGTCGCCAACATCGCTCCGACCGAGCCGTCTGCGGAACGACAGCGTGAGAAACTGGATCTGATCGGCAGGCTTGATGGCTTTGCCGCCGAACAGTTTGGCCGGCACGATAGCCTGGATTCGGCGATCCAGAATTACGAACTGGCCTATGCGATGCAGATGGCAGTTCCCGAAGTGATGTCGATCCAAGACGAACCCGCCCACGTGCAAAAGATGTACGGGATGGAATCAAAGTACGAGCCGACCCGGATCTATGCGGCGCAGTGCTTGATCGCTCGTCGCATGATCGAAAGTGGAGTGCGGTTTGTCGAGCTGACGTGCCCCAAGGTCGGCGGCGACCGCTGGGATCAACACGGCAATCTGAAACAGGGGCACGAAAACAACGCCCGCGCCGTCGACCAGCCCATCGCCGCGCTGCTCAAAGACCTTCGCCAACGCGGAATGCTGGACGAAACGCTTGTCGTTTGGGCTGGCGAATTCGGACGCACGCCCTTTGCCCAGGGGAAAGACGGACGCGATCACAACCAATTCGGGTTTACCATTTGGATGGCCGGCGGTGGCGTCAAACGCGGCACCACCTACGGCGCAACCGACGAATTCGGTTACAAGGCGATCGAAAATCGCGTCGAGGTCCATGACCTGCACGCCACGATGCTGCACCTGATGGGCGTCGATCACACCCGCTCGACCTTCCGATTCGGCGGCCGCGACATGCGACTGACCGATGTCAAAGGCCACGTGGTGCATGACATCATCGGCTGA
- a CDS encoding sigma-54-dependent transcriptional regulator, which translates to MPNANVLIVDDERNMCELIETDLRLRGINSRWCLSAAEAVEALHEENFDVVLTDVKMPGTTGLQLCQQFSETRPDVPVIVMTAFGTLETAITAMRAGAYDFITKPIEMDLLAITLRRAIEHRQLSEQVRLLNASSDEVGAFGEMIGKSPAMAQLYEQLQRVAQSEAAVLICGESGTGKELVARSIHANSRRGEKPFVAVNCGALSETLLESELFGHVKGAFTDARSERRGLFLEADGGTLLLDEMGEMPMPMQVKLLRALEERSVRPVGSDKDIPFDVRVLTATNRDLETSVAEGRFREDLFYRINVIGIQLPPLRARGTDTLRLAEHFLKQFARSERKSVDGFAEGVAEKLLGYSWPGNIRELRNVIERAVALTRYDKITIEDLPEKISNFSATTLFIGGLDPSELVPMEEVERRYINHVLEAVGGNQTQAARILGLDRKTIYRKLKQEG; encoded by the coding sequence ATGCCCAACGCAAACGTCTTGATCGTTGACGATGAACGAAACATGTGCGAGTTGATCGAGACCGATCTGCGACTGCGGGGGATCAACAGCCGCTGGTGCCTGTCAGCGGCCGAAGCGGTGGAAGCCTTGCACGAGGAAAACTTTGATGTCGTGCTCACCGATGTCAAAATGCCTGGCACGACGGGATTGCAACTGTGCCAGCAATTCAGCGAAACCAGGCCCGATGTGCCGGTGATCGTGATGACCGCGTTCGGAACGCTGGAAACGGCGATCACGGCAATGCGAGCCGGCGCGTACGACTTCATCACCAAACCGATCGAGATGGACTTGCTGGCGATCACGTTGCGGCGGGCGATCGAGCATCGCCAGCTTTCCGAGCAAGTCCGATTGCTGAACGCGTCGAGCGATGAAGTCGGCGCGTTCGGCGAGATGATCGGCAAAAGTCCCGCGATGGCCCAGTTGTACGAACAACTGCAGCGTGTCGCACAATCCGAGGCCGCGGTTCTGATCTGTGGCGAAAGCGGAACCGGCAAGGAGCTTGTCGCCCGGTCGATCCATGCCAACAGCCGACGCGGCGAGAAACCGTTTGTCGCCGTTAACTGTGGCGCGCTCAGCGAAACCTTGCTCGAAAGCGAACTGTTCGGCCACGTCAAGGGAGCCTTCACCGATGCACGGAGCGAACGCCGGGGCCTGTTTCTCGAAGCCGACGGCGGAACGTTGCTGTTGGATGAAATGGGCGAGATGCCGATGCCGATGCAAGTCAAATTGCTGCGCGCTCTGGAAGAACGATCGGTCCGTCCGGTGGGCAGCGACAAGGACATTCCTTTTGACGTCCGCGTGTTGACGGCAACCAACCGCGACTTGGAAACCTCCGTCGCCGAGGGGCGTTTCCGCGAGGACCTGTTTTATCGGATCAACGTGATCGGCATCCAATTGCCGCCGCTGCGAGCCCGGGGAACCGACACGTTGCGACTGGCGGAACATTTCTTGAAACAATTTGCCAGATCCGAACGCAAGTCGGTGGACGGATTTGCCGAAGGCGTGGCCGAAAAATTGCTCGGCTATTCTTGGCCCGGTAACATTCGCGAGCTGCGCAACGTGATCGAACGGGCCGTCGCGCTGACGCGTTACGACAAGATCACGATCGAAGACCTGCCGGAAAAAATCAGCAACTTTTCCGCCACCACGCTGTTCATCGGCGGCCTGGATCCGAGTGAACTGGTCCCGATGGAAGAGGTCGAACGCCGCTACATCAACCACGTCCTGGAAGCCGTCGGAGGCAACCAGACGCAAGCCGCGAGGATCCTCGGACTGGATCGAAAAACGATCTACCGCAAGTTGAAGCAGGAGGGGTAG